Proteins found in one Lycium ferocissimum isolate CSIRO_LF1 chromosome 6, AGI_CSIRO_Lferr_CH_V1, whole genome shotgun sequence genomic segment:
- the LOC132061439 gene encoding uncharacterized protein LOC132061439 gives MQDVIKVKDLKFELNPYNLNRIAVHKAQADLNRYLHLEEEYWKQKSRMRWFKDGDRNTKFFHSYVKGRRKKLALHSIQNSQGDWINSNNDIEQDAVSFYHNLFSNEEVKLAVFGMNADSTSGPDGFSGHFFQNCWHIIGEDVTKMLTAFFVTGFLKGRTIVENVLLAQEIIRDINKRHKMHNVVVKLDMAKAYDMVSWIFLTKMLRQSHGCFKSSKGLKQGDPLSPTLFIIAAEVLARNLNSLHEDATFKGYGMPKWSPQINHLSYADDTILFCLAENAFLKKMIKVLGDYEKLPGQLVNNEKSSFYLYKKAPTNIVSRVRRKTGMRKGSFPFTYLGCLIFYGRRKIVYYESLIKKVMNMVMSSQNRLLSFGGRYILIAHVLQTMPIYLLSAMNPLKGVINQLHKIFAKFFWSNTAGVKGRHWVAWDKMCLPKDEGGLGFRSLHDIAKALFAKL, from the exons ATGCAAGATGTTATCAAAGTTAAGGACTTGAAGTTTGAATTGAAtccttacaatttgaataggaTAGCCGTACATAAAGCCCAAGCTGATTTGAACAGATATCTACATTTGGAGGAAGAGTATTGGAAGCAGAAATCTAGGATGAGGTGGTTCAAGGATGGTGATAGAAACACAAAGTTCTTTCACTCATATgtcaaaggaagaagaaaaaaattggcacTGCATAGCATTCAAAATAGTCAAGGAGATTGGATAAACTCTAATAATGACATTGAACAGGATGCAGTGTCATTTTACCATAACCTTTTCAG TAATGAAGAGGTCAAGCTTGCAGTTTTTGGGATGAATGCTGATAGTACCAGTGGACCAGATGGTTTCTCAggccatttttttcaaaactgtTGGCATATTATTGGAGAGGATGTGACAAAGATGTTAACGGCTTTTTTTGTG ACTGGTTTTCTTAAGGGAAGAACTATTGTGGAGAATGTATTGTTGGCACAAGAAATCATCAGAGACATTAATAAGAGACACAAAATGCATAACGTGGTGGTAAAGCTAGATATGGCCAAAGCATATGACATGGTTTCGTGGATCTTTTTGACTAAAATGCTAAG GCAGTCTCATGGATGTTTTAAGTCTTCAAAAGGTCTAAAACAAGGGGATCCACTTTCTCCAACCCTCTTCATTATTGCTGCTGAAGTCCTGGCCAGAAATCTGAATAGTTTACATGAGGATGCTACTTTCAAAGGGTATGGCATGCCAAAGTGGAGTCCACAGATAAATCATTTGTCATATGCAGATGACACAATCTTGTTTTGTTTAGCTGAAAATgcttttttgaagaaaatgattaAGGTGTTAGGAGACTATGAGAAATTACCAGGTCAGCTGGTCAACAATGAGAAGAGTTCCttttatttgtataaaaaaGCTCCAACAAATATTGTCAGTAGAGTAAGGAGGAAAACTGGGATGAGAAAAGGTTCATTCCCATTCACATATCTAGGGTGTCTGATTTTCTATGGTAGAAGGAAGATTGTGTACTATGAGAGTCTTATCAAAAAGGTTATGAACATGGTGATGTCTTCGCAAAATAGACTGCTTTCATTTGGTGGAAGATACATATTGATTGCACATGTATTACAAACTATGCCTATATACCTATTATCTGCTATGAATCCTTTAAAAGGGGTCATAAATCAGTTGCACAAGATTTTTGCCAAGTTCTTCTGGAGCAATACTGCTGGGGTTAAAGGGAGACATTGGGTTGCTTGGGACAAAATGTGTTTGCCAAAAGATGAAGGGGGACTTGGTTTTAGATCTCTGCATGACATAGCCAAAGCTCTTTTTGCCAAGCTCTAG